A portion of the Thalassotalea sp. LPB0316 genome contains these proteins:
- a CDS encoding flagellar motor protein MotB — MRRFHSERHEVNHDNVHRWLISYADYMTLLFALFVVLYAMAIIHEEPFETMTDSIGRVFQSEDEKTKNRGQGEDILPVNSRKSETQLYGDGILEEAGPELTDGENELSNIEKSEVGTNLESLEDELHTALYELVENGYAELEIDGDWLEIELSSGLLFPSGSASATNNAEVILSAITPLIKDVTNYIRIRGYTDNQPINTEIFESNWELSVARAVAILRLLEEQEIIPQRMAIEGYGQYSPKVANDTDDGRLQNRRVVIAISKYGLERENVLDTPSISVKDIETIKQEVDSGKQGNKIRIIELENGGIRITTRDDENQNN; from the coding sequence ATGAGACGGTTTCACAGTGAGCGACATGAAGTTAACCACGACAATGTCCATCGCTGGTTGATTTCTTATGCCGATTACATGACGCTATTGTTTGCGTTATTTGTTGTCTTATATGCCATGGCGATTATTCATGAAGAGCCTTTTGAAACGATGACTGACTCTATCGGTCGTGTTTTCCAATCGGAAGACGAAAAGACAAAAAACCGAGGGCAAGGCGAAGATATTTTACCTGTTAATTCGCGAAAATCAGAAACACAGTTATATGGTGATGGTATATTAGAAGAGGCTGGTCCTGAGCTAACTGATGGTGAAAATGAGCTATCAAATATAGAGAAAAGTGAAGTGGGTACCAACTTAGAGTCACTAGAAGATGAGCTTCATACGGCGCTGTACGAGTTGGTCGAAAATGGTTATGCAGAGCTCGAGATCGATGGCGATTGGTTAGAAATAGAATTGAGTAGCGGTTTGTTGTTCCCCAGTGGTAGTGCATCAGCAACCAATAATGCTGAGGTAATACTCTCGGCTATCACCCCATTAATCAAAGATGTGACAAATTATATTCGCATCCGTGGTTATACCGATAATCAACCGATAAATACTGAAATATTTGAATCAAACTGGGAGCTGTCAGTTGCCAGAGCCGTTGCTATACTTAGATTATTAGAAGAACAAGAAATTATTCCTCAACGAATGGCTATTGAGGGCTATGGTCAGTATTCACCTAAAGTAGCCAATGATACAGATGATGGAAGATTACAAAACCGTCGGGTTGTCATAGCAATCTCTAAATATGGTCTTGAGAGAGAAAATGTCTTAGATACGCCTTCGATTAGCGTTAAGGATATTGAAACGATCAAACAAGAAGTTGATTCTGGCAAACAAGGCAATAAAATTAGAATTATTGAATTAGAAAACGGGGGGATTCGCATTACCACCCGTGATGATGAAAATCAGAATAATTAG
- a CDS encoding ParA family protein, with product MVVWTVANQKGGVGKTTTTITLGGLLASMGYKVLLVDTDPHASLSYYFGIESEDLDLSVYDLFVQDSTKEQILQSLCPTQYSNIDILPATMGLATLDRALGAKGGMGLVLKKALAKISTEYDFVLMDCPPILGVLMVNALAASERIIVPVQTEFLALKGLDRMMRTLEMMESEKESSFTYTIVPTMFDKRTKASILSYKKLQETYPNSVWQGVIPIDTNFRNASLAQKVPSDYAMTSRGVHAYKTLLNYLLKQTTVKSS from the coding sequence TTGGTCGTCTGGACAGTTGCAAATCAAAAAGGTGGCGTAGGTAAAACCACAACAACCATTACCTTAGGCGGATTATTGGCGTCTATGGGGTACAAGGTGCTGTTGGTAGATACCGATCCTCATGCGTCACTTAGTTATTATTTTGGCATTGAATCTGAAGACTTAGACTTGAGTGTTTATGATTTATTTGTTCAAGACTCAACGAAAGAACAAATCTTACAAAGCCTTTGCCCTACTCAGTATAGTAATATCGATATTTTGCCTGCGACCATGGGCCTTGCGACACTCGATAGAGCCTTGGGAGCTAAAGGTGGAATGGGGCTCGTATTGAAAAAAGCCTTGGCAAAAATATCAACCGAATATGACTTTGTGTTGATGGATTGTCCGCCGATATTAGGGGTTTTGATGGTTAATGCCTTAGCAGCTTCTGAGCGTATTATTGTGCCAGTACAAACCGAGTTTTTGGCATTAAAAGGTTTAGACCGAATGATGCGAACGTTAGAGATGATGGAATCCGAGAAAGAGTCATCCTTCACCTATACCATAGTACCAACCATGTTCGACAAACGTACTAAAGCGTCTATTTTATCTTACAAAAAATTACAAGAAACTTATCCCAATAGTGTCTGGCAAGGGGTGATACCAATAGATACAAACTTTAGAAATGCTAGTCTGGCACAAAAGGTACCGTCAGATTACGCGATGACTAGTCGCGGTGTCCATGCTTATAAAACGCTTTTAAACTACCTTCTGAAACAGACAACAGTGAAGTCATCATGA
- a CDS encoding chemotaxis protein CheW has protein sequence MSKSLSASNKIMKNYLSELLTDVAEEQASVQALEKQAKDKQLESLLDKVNLAKQENAAMPLSRHPHDDREPEPIDELQIAPVKTRKSRAAGQTHTKSVNRESFQAMFFEVAGLTVAVPLIELGGIHHIEKTNTLMGKPKWYKGVMVHREQNINVVDTALWVMPEKCNQELLDSIKYQYVIMLNDSDWGLAAEHLVDTVTLQHDDVKWLDNPAKRKWLAGLVKDKMCALLDVDSLIELLENGVNINHD, from the coding sequence ATGAGTAAATCATTATCTGCTAGTAATAAAATAATGAAGAATTATTTGTCTGAGCTATTAACTGACGTCGCAGAAGAGCAAGCCAGTGTTCAGGCACTTGAGAAACAAGCAAAAGACAAACAGCTCGAATCTTTGCTCGACAAAGTAAACCTAGCAAAGCAAGAAAACGCTGCTATGCCGCTATCACGTCACCCCCATGATGATCGTGAGCCGGAGCCAATAGATGAGCTCCAAATTGCACCAGTAAAAACGCGAAAAAGCAGAGCGGCAGGTCAAACTCATACTAAATCGGTCAACCGAGAGAGTTTCCAAGCAATGTTTTTCGAAGTGGCGGGGCTTACCGTTGCAGTGCCATTGATTGAGCTTGGCGGTATTCATCACATTGAGAAAACCAATACCTTAATGGGTAAACCTAAGTGGTATAAAGGCGTTATGGTACATCGTGAACAAAACATTAATGTTGTTGATACAGCATTATGGGTGATGCCTGAAAAGTGTAATCAAGAACTATTAGATAGTATTAAATATCAATATGTTATCATGCTTAATGATAGTGATTGGGGCTTAGCTGCTGAACATTTAGTTGATACGGTTACACTCCAACACGATGACGTTAAATGGTTAGATAATCCAGCAAAACGCAAATGGCTTGCTGGCCTGGTAAAGGATAAAATGTGCGCCTTACTCGATGTAGATTCATTAATTGAACTACTAGAAAATGGCGTAAATATTAATCATGACTAA
- a CDS encoding chemotaxis protein CheW — protein sequence MSDERRTSNDAVDNDEVLQWVTFKLDSETYGINVMQVQEVLRHTEIAPVPGAPGYVLGIINLRGNVVTVIDTRARFGLVAGEVTDNTRIVIIEAEKQVIGIMVDSVAEVVYLKASEIDIAPNVGNDESAKFIQGVSNRDGELLILVDLNKLLTDDEWDELKQF from the coding sequence ATGTCTGACGAACGACGCACTTCTAATGACGCTGTTGATAACGATGAAGTACTCCAATGGGTAACCTTTAAGTTAGACAGCGAAACTTACGGTATCAATGTGATGCAAGTACAGGAGGTTTTACGCCACACTGAGATTGCCCCCGTGCCAGGCGCTCCGGGTTATGTACTCGGCATTATCAACTTGCGTGGTAACGTGGTCACCGTCATTGATACTCGAGCGAGGTTTGGCCTTGTTGCCGGTGAAGTGACTGATAATACGCGTATCGTGATCATCGAAGCAGAAAAACAGGTTATCGGTATTATGGTTGATAGCGTTGCTGAAGTTGTATACCTCAAAGCCTCAGAGATTGATATTGCGCCAAACGTCGGTAACGACGAGAGTGCTAAGTTTATCCAAGGTGTATCAAATCGAGATGGTGAACTACTTATTTTAGTCGACTTGAATAAACTGCTAACTGATGATGAGTGGGACGAGTTAAAACAGTTCTAA
- a CDS encoding DUF2802 domain-containing protein yields the protein MLSIELTSIATLAVLLVLLFVLLVRQKAVQATIQDKLSVQESLITQQSQTIAAQEISLRQLAELEAEHFSENSQVTKQLEHRIATLKQQLTELESLCQSLNQQSTEDKFYSRALKLAQKGADVDEIVAECEIPRAEAEMLLAVHQKKS from the coding sequence ATGTTATCTATTGAACTCACCTCAATTGCGACACTTGCAGTTCTTTTGGTGCTGCTTTTTGTTTTATTAGTTCGACAAAAAGCAGTTCAGGCAACTATCCAAGATAAACTTAGTGTACAAGAGTCTTTAATTACTCAACAAAGCCAAACAATAGCTGCGCAAGAAATATCTTTGCGTCAATTAGCCGAACTAGAAGCTGAACACTTCAGTGAGAATAGCCAAGTAACTAAGCAGTTAGAACACCGTATTGCAACGCTAAAACAACAGCTTACTGAGCTAGAAAGTCTGTGCCAGTCACTTAACCAACAATCAACAGAAGATAAGTTTTACTCAAGAGCATTAAAGTTAGCGCAAAAGGGCGCTGATGTTGATGAAATTGTCGCGGAGTGTGAAATTCCCCGAGCCGAGGCAGAAATGCTACTCGCGGTCCATCAGAAAAAATCATAG
- a CDS encoding VacJ family lipoprotein, translating into MTKFEAFVKRSFSISFIIAISLVNIGCSSTPEQSKRMPAAQINDPLESINRPLWVFTWEYADKYVTRPVTNAYVAIMPDFLRAGLLNMAQNLNEPSSMINNLLQGKFKAAGNDAGRFVLNSTVGLLGFYDPASDFDMMRSQEEFGEVLATYGVGDGAYLMIPVLGPSSIREEVGDFIDHSYFPIGDFAFWPGIFRRAIIGLEARADFGEREQIIDNSVDSYQFVKTSYYQNMLYRVYDGNPPILVDEKAEEELDEYLDLLEEIDEQD; encoded by the coding sequence ATGACTAAATTTGAGGCTTTTGTTAAGCGCTCTTTTTCCATTAGTTTTATCATCGCTATATCGTTAGTTAATATCGGTTGTTCTAGTACGCCTGAGCAAAGCAAGCGCATGCCGGCCGCACAAATAAATGATCCATTAGAGTCGATCAACCGGCCTCTTTGGGTCTTTACGTGGGAATATGCCGACAAGTATGTAACAAGACCTGTGACGAATGCATATGTCGCTATTATGCCAGATTTTTTGCGGGCAGGTTTGCTCAATATGGCACAAAACCTCAACGAGCCGTCATCGATGATCAATAACCTACTACAAGGTAAGTTTAAAGCTGCGGGCAATGATGCTGGTCGCTTCGTACTTAATTCAACTGTAGGTTTATTAGGTTTTTATGATCCAGCCAGTGATTTTGACATGATGAGAAGCCAAGAGGAGTTTGGTGAAGTACTTGCAACTTACGGTGTTGGTGACGGTGCTTACTTGATGATCCCTGTTCTCGGCCCATCCTCTATTCGTGAGGAAGTCGGTGATTTTATTGATCACAGCTACTTCCCTATCGGTGATTTCGCGTTTTGGCCAGGTATTTTTAGGCGAGCGATTATCGGCTTAGAAGCTCGAGCAGATTTCGGCGAGCGAGAGCAGATTATTGATAACTCGGTTGATTCATACCAATTTGTCAAAACGAGTTATTACCAAAATATGTTATACCGCGTTTATGACGGTAATCCTCCAATTTTGGTAGATGAGAAAGCCGAAGAAGAGCTTGATGAATATCTAGACTTACTGGAAGAAATCGACGAACAAGACTAA
- a CDS encoding M2 family metallopeptidase, with translation MKKTIKLSAIATALLLTISGCNDTTPPKKATANQVANQQLSQQDAQAFLTEVEKQMTALVIDASRAEWIYQNFITEDTSALASEQNQKYTEAGVKYAMEAAKFDNVEVTDEQRRKLNILKQSLVIPAPQDSEKSAELAKLAADMGSIYGKGTYTTKSGEKLSLVDMSAKMASSRDYDELLELWQGWRTVSPAMKPLYSRQVVLANEGAEGLGYKDLGAMWRSNYDMTPDDFANELDRLWGQVKPLYDDLHCYVRAELGKEYGEDKVPQDGPIPAHLLGNMWAQQWGNIYDLVAPENADPGYDVTTQLAKHNYDEIKMVKGAENFFTSLGFEPLPETFWTRSLFTKPADRDVMCHASAWSLDTQDDIRIKMCIQKTGEDFSTIHHELGHNFYQRAYKNQSVLFQNSANDGFHEAIGDTIALSVTPKYLKEIGLIDSIPDESKDIGLLMKMALDKVAFIPFGLLVDQWRWKVFSGEVTPENYNQAWWELREKYQGVSAPIARDADAFDPGAKYHVPANTPYSRYFLAHIQQFEFHRSLCELAGNTEAIHRCSIYQSKEAGEKLNSMLEMGSSRPWQEAYKVVTGSEQMDATAILDYFAPLHTWLKEKNQNRQCGF, from the coding sequence TAGCAAATCAACAATTAAGTCAGCAAGATGCGCAAGCTTTTTTAACTGAAGTAGAAAAACAAATGACGGCATTGGTAATTGATGCCTCACGCGCTGAATGGATCTATCAAAACTTTATCACTGAAGATACCAGTGCATTGGCATCAGAGCAGAACCAAAAATACACTGAAGCTGGTGTAAAATACGCAATGGAAGCGGCTAAGTTTGACAATGTTGAAGTGACAGACGAGCAGCGAAGAAAGCTTAACATCCTAAAACAGAGCCTTGTCATCCCTGCCCCGCAAGATTCTGAAAAATCAGCGGAACTTGCCAAGTTAGCAGCAGATATGGGCAGTATTTATGGCAAAGGGACTTACACGACAAAGTCAGGTGAAAAATTAAGCTTGGTTGATATGTCGGCCAAAATGGCCAGTTCACGTGATTACGATGAATTATTGGAACTTTGGCAAGGTTGGCGCACAGTTAGCCCTGCAATGAAACCTTTATATAGCCGCCAGGTGGTGTTGGCAAACGAAGGTGCTGAAGGCCTAGGCTATAAAGATTTAGGTGCAATGTGGCGCTCTAACTACGATATGACGCCAGACGATTTTGCCAATGAGCTCGATAGATTATGGGGACAAGTAAAGCCACTTTACGATGACTTACACTGTTATGTTCGCGCTGAACTAGGCAAAGAATATGGCGAAGACAAAGTACCACAAGACGGACCTATTCCCGCTCACCTATTAGGTAACATGTGGGCACAGCAATGGGGGAACATTTACGATCTGGTTGCCCCTGAAAACGCAGATCCGGGTTATGATGTGACCACTCAATTAGCCAAGCACAATTACGACGAAATCAAAATGGTTAAAGGAGCAGAGAACTTCTTTACTTCGTTGGGATTTGAACCACTTCCAGAAACATTCTGGACTCGTTCACTATTTACTAAGCCGGCTGATCGAGATGTTATGTGTCATGCATCAGCTTGGAGTTTAGATACCCAAGACGATATTCGCATTAAAATGTGTATCCAAAAAACAGGTGAAGACTTCTCTACCATTCACCATGAACTTGGTCACAACTTTTATCAACGCGCTTACAAAAACCAGTCAGTATTATTCCAAAATAGTGCTAATGACGGGTTTCACGAAGCAATTGGTGACACCATCGCATTATCTGTAACACCTAAATACTTAAAGGAAATAGGTCTTATTGATAGCATTCCTGATGAATCAAAAGATATTGGCTTATTAATGAAGATGGCACTAGACAAAGTGGCCTTCATTCCTTTTGGATTATTAGTTGATCAATGGCGTTGGAAGGTATTTTCAGGTGAAGTAACACCGGAAAATTACAACCAAGCGTGGTGGGAATTAAGAGAAAAATATCAAGGTGTTAGTGCGCCAATTGCCCGCGATGCTGACGCTTTCGATCCCGGTGCTAAATATCATGTACCAGCGAACACGCCTTACTCGCGTTACTTCCTTGCTCATATTCAACAGTTTGAGTTCCACCGCTCGTTGTGTGAGTTAGCAGGCAACACAGAAGCGATTCACCGTTGCTCTATTTACCAAAGTAAAGAAGCAGGTGAAAAGTTGAATTCAATGCTTGAGATGGGCTCTAGTCGACCGTGGCAAGAGGCCTATAAAGTAGTTACAGGTAGCGAGCAAATGGACGCAACAGCTATTCTAGATTACTTTGCACCTTTACATACTTGGTTAAAAGAGAAAAACCAAAACCGCCAATGTGGTTTTTAG